The Moorena producens PAL-8-15-08-1 genomic interval GAGTAACTTCCCGGATTTCAGAGATGTCAACCTTAAGATTGAGCTTAGACTCTGAATAGTGCTCTACATCCGGCATACCCTCCAAAGTCAGTTGAGCAATTAGGGGTTGGTTCAAAGGACTGGGCATATTAGTCAGCGTCAGGTTGCCCAAAATTTCAATGGTGGGGTAGTAGCGCTGGTAAATCGCCTCTGGTGTCAGGGCAGAGTCATAAATTGCCACCTCGTAGAGTTCCCCTTCCCAAGGGAAATCTTCATTCCTTGGGAAGTTGCCCCTGCGTTCGAGAAATAAAACATCATTTGCTAACGCTAACTTAACAGCAGGGTGATTTGTCCAAGAATTAAGCTCCTGATCATCCCTATCTTTCCAAGGAGAATCCTCCTCATCATCCCGATTTTTCCAACGATTATCCTCATCATCCCGATTTTCCCAACGATTACCCCTCTGATTCCTATTTCTCGAAGGATTACTCTGCTGATTCCTATTTCTCCAAAAATGACGCTCCTGATTATCGCTATTAATCCATTTTGAATTGTCTAGCTTCCCATTGAGATACAACTTGGCATTATCACTCTCATCCCCCAAGTTATTCTGTGAGAAAGTATAGACAACATAGGTTAGCTCGTCGGTTGTTACTGTGTCGGGACTTGTGGTCAGGATTTGCCAATATCGGTTTCTATCATTAGTGTTGGTGCGCAATAATAGCACACTATACTCGTCGTGATGGTAGCAATCCCCCGACCAGGGATTGCCATAATCCTTTAGCCATTCTGAATCCCCTTGAGCGAGAGTCACATAGGGATTTTTAGGATCTTCGGATAGAGTCACGACTATAGCTGGGTATTTTTGACCCGTTTTGCTAGGCTTAATCCAGGTTGCAATAGTGATTTCGTTGCTCTCTTGGAATGCCTTGATCAGTTTGCTAGCAGAACTTAGGTTTGCCGCTTCTAGGGTGGCATTTTCACTCTCGATCAAGCCATCTTTAACAGCAATAGACCCTAATCCCCACTGCACTGTTTCTGGCTCCGTTTGAATCCGTAAGTCGATGGCGGGTGCATCTTCGCTATTCCTCAAGGAGCAATCATAAACCCATTCTCCCGACTTTTCTCCAAACCAATAGAGCACCTGGGGTTGAAGAGGATTTGACCCAGGTTTAACCGTAAAAGTGGTCAACTCTAAATTGCCCCAGGGTTGAATCGGGATTTCCTGAGGATTATTAGGATTGTAATTAAAAATCAGTTCAGAGCCATCGCTCAACCCTGCCTCAAGGACAATATCTTGACCAGAGAAAACCGCCGTCACTGTTCCACTGACCGTGGCGGTTTCGGAATTAAGTGGCTGGGTAAAACTCAGATTTAAATCTTTGAAATGGGTTGAGCCTTCGGGACTAAATCCAAAAGAGTCAGTAGATTGAACCCCTAACGTAAATGAATCGCTGTTGTAGGTGAGTTCAATAGTATAAAATGCATCGAAAGGTGAGGCGGGTAATCCCGGTAAGATTAGGCTAGCTTGATAAAGGCTCTTATCAAGGGTTTCTCCAGGTTTGAGAATTTGTGCAACTGATGATTCTGCTAGAAACTCGGAGATTGTTTGTTTGCTATAGCGTTCCTTATCGAGTCCCTCAGGAATTGTAATCCAATAAATCTGGAAACCAGCCTCAGCATCAATCTCATATTTAAAGTAGTACTCAGAACCTAGACTCAATAATGTTATAAATCCGTATGCGAGCATAAAAAATCCCTTTAATTCTATGTAAGGATTCAGCAACGTTGGTTATGGAATCAAACCAGGAGCAAGTGCAGTTTTATCAAGCTGAGCCGGTTGAGCTTGCTCAACAAACTCTATCACAGACCACCCCTAAGTAGAGCAGTTTGTTTACTAAACTTAATATTTACTACACTTAATCAATTAGCCGATAGATAAATTAGCACTATCCTGAATATATTACCGATACCGAGAGCGACTCCAGGTTTTTCCTGGATGTCCTTGAACTCTGCCTATTTTCCGTTTAGTTTTTTCTCCTGTATCTGGTTTTTCTTATTTCTGAGTTTCCGTTTTTTTGAGTAGGTCTGTTGATGGCGGTTTTGATGAAGTTTTGCGTTCTAATTCTACTCCTTACAGCCAATTTATCTATTTCTTTTTTCAGTTCTTCTATTGTTGCTTGCTGCTGAGCTATAGCCTTCGCTGCAGTAATGAGCATTTCTACCACTTCCTCCTTCTACAACTGGTTGAATCGTTCTATATCTAGTTTTTTCGCCTGGCATTTGGTCACGAACGCAATGCTATACCCTTTATATCGCTTTTGTCAATACCCCACCCTTTAATCCTTACTTTAGTCGCGGGTTCAAAAATGACTCGGCGGTTTTAACCGCCGATAAAAGTTGACTTTTGGGTACAAACATGTCGTTTATTTGCACTAATTTTATTACTAGAGTAGAAGAGCCAAACGTCTTTTTCTATGAGATAAAACTCTATACCAATCCTCAATAAATTGTGAAAAGTTTTGTTCCCTACTCCCTACTCCCTACTCCCTACTCCCTACTCCCTACTCCCTACTCCCTACTCCCTACTCCCTACTCCCTACTCCCTACTCCCTGTTCCCTGTTCCCTGTTCCCTGTTCCCTTTGGTATATAAAACGGCATACCATTACAGAATTGAAAGATTGATGAATCTATTAATACAGGAATTTTTGTACGTAACAGCATTATCAAGCCATGAATGGATGGAAAAGTTAAAAGCAAAAATAATGCCTACAAGTATTGCCAACCCTTAGCTCATTAGTCTGAGTATAATTGGGCTAAAAAGCTTGGTAGCGATTCAAAAAATCCGAGGATTTAATATTATTAAAAAATACAAGCTAGCCAAATCAATTAATGATGCAGCTTGGTACATATTTAGAGAATGGCTGGAGTATTTTGCGAGAATTTATGGGGTTCCGGTAGTAGCTGTTGGGTAAGCTATCAGCCGTTGGCCAATGGCCACTCAAGTAGCACCATATGTAGCGCATATGCTGTTGGCGTAGCCTGCGCGTAGCGCATATGCTTACATTAACAGCTCCCTCGAAAACGACATCTGCTGGACAGGGCAAACTCAATTAAGTAAGCCAACTTGACTAAAAGGGAAAGACTCACAGTGACCTGGGAATCCCCAGGCGCGAGGATTGTTCCCACCGGGGGAGGATGCCAACCGAAACGATACCCTAGAATGAGAGAGTTTTCCTATGTCATCAGCAAATTCGATATATTGTTAATTTTTGATAATTTTTAATAAGTTCTATGGTGAGATGCCCAAGAGATGTTACTATCCGGTATTTATGTATAAAAATTGTTAACGTGGATTAATGGGTGGAGAGATTTGGTGAGCCACTTAAGTCTAGAGCAAGAGGAGCAACTCCAGAAAATAGGGACCTATCTCAGCCAACTCAGGCAGGAGAAATCTATACCTATTGAGGAAGTCGCTAACAAAACCTTTATTCGATTGCATATATTGCAAGCCCTTGAAGCAGGGCAATCGGAGCCGTTGCCCGAGCCAGTTTACATTCAAGGCTTCATTCGTCGCTATGCAGAGTTTCTCAGTCTAGATGGTCCAGGGATAGCCAAAACGTTTCCAGTTAATTCTGGATTGTCCTTGAAAACCGAGAACACCGAGAACACCGAGGAAACCAATAACACCAAGAACACCGAGGAAAGCCAGCCTGGTGCCTTAGTCTTGTATAGCAATACCCCCTCACAAGAGAAATCTCAGACTCTAATCTCTGCTCAAAAGATTCCTAGGATTGTAGCCAAAAGCAATACTGTTAAGACCGTAGCCAAAACCATAGAACCCTATTATCCTTACATCATAATAGTAAGCTTGGTCAGTGTTGCTGGTGGACTAATTTATCTACTCAACACCGTTTTCACCTATATCACTAATCAACAGATCGAAAACTCATCCGTTGCTCAGGAGCAGACAACCCCAGATAAACCAGAACAACCAGCACCAGCCCCTAAGCCAGAACCTAAACCACCCCCCACACCCAAACCCCCATCTAATCCATTAATTAAAGTACGCTTGAGTATTACAGAGCAAACTTGGGTACGAGTGGTAGTTGATGGCAAAATCGAGTTGGAAGAAACCTTACCGAAGGGATATCAGAAAACCTGGATTGCTAAACAAAAACTGACTGTGAGGTCAGGGAATGCCGGAGGTGTTTTGTATAGTGTGGATCAACAGCAACCAAAATCCCTCGGGAAACGTGGTGCTGTTGTACAGAGGAGTTTTAGCTTAGCTGCTCAGTAGATCAGTCGCAGTAGCTTGTAGGGTGGGCAAAAACAGTTTGGTTATGGGTGAGTATTCTTGTCGGAGATTACTTTGCCCACCCTACTGGAATTGGTATTTTTTTTTCTATCAAATACAAACCCTATAAAATAGTCAGGTCAATCACTAGATCGTTAAAGTCGCGATCGCTTTTGTCACTGTCATTACCACTTAAATCTTCAAAGGCGAATGTGAATGTGTTGTCACTGCTATTTCCAAGTTCAAGGATGTGGGTCATGCCATCACTGTTAGCAGCTGTGAAAGCAAAAAATACCTCAGAATCACCATTTTCAACATCATCCAAATCCCCATCTGTAACCAAGTAGGGAGCTAGGAGAGATCCACCAGGAAGAGTAACATCAAAATTCACTGTGGTCAAGTTTTCGTCTACCTTGAATTCAACCACGCTGGCATCAATGGCAGCTTCTGCATAACCCTCTTGGCCAGGAGTAAGAGATTGACCCGTGATCGGATCAATTATCGTTCCCTGTTGATCAGCAATTACATAAAAGCCAATTAAATTGTCATACTCCGCCTCTCTAGTCACAGTTGCTGTAGCTTGTCCCGACAAGCCGGTTAAATCTAGCAGTCCATCAGAGGAGGGATTGTTATCGGAGCTGATCAAGAAAGCATTGTCTTGAATTGTAGTAATTTCGGTGTTGAGCTTGATAATGTCAGCAAACGTAACTTGCTTTATGGCTGCAATTTCCTCTTGGGTAAAGAAACCGCCATCCTCAATCGGTCTCTCGAACCAAAAGCGGTCAGCATCCCGTATCCGCTCGTATTGCTCCCATAGCATTGCTTGAATAGTTTCTCCGGCACTGGATGGAGCAACAGCATCTTCTGCAAACAGCCCAATCAATAAGTCGATATCTTCTACAGTGTGGTAGAGGTTTTCGAGAGTATTTGCCAACTCTGAATTTGAAGTAATTTCCTCAAAAGTAGTCACCCGTGGTAGACCGAGACTTGTTCGCACTTGGTTATAGTCAGCCAAACCATGATCTCGTCCCCGTTGCTGATTAGCAGCATAAAGGTCAAATCCGATTGCACCTGGTACTAAAGCGTTGCGCAGGTCAAAGACTATATCAGTATCAACATCTTCAGTAATTGTTTGACTCGCACCGCGCAAGATATTATCTATATCGCTACTATCATTGATATTCGGTGAACTAAATGTTCTTAGTAATTGCAAACTTGTGAGATTACCATCAGCATCAATAGTATCTATACGGTTATTAGTTTGGGTATGACCAACACGAAGACCAGCAGCAGCAAATTCACTAGTGATTTCTGGGGTTTGATCAGAGTTATAGCTACTGTAGTCCGTGATCACATTACCCACCATCAGGGGGAGCCACTCGTACAGGACAATAGCTTGATATTGGGCAATATTAATCTGGCGAGAGCGTTGATATATCTGCTCATCTGTCCAGTCAGGATGAAACCGATAAAGTTCTTGGGCAAGGCGGTTGTGGTTACGCATCCACAGGGTATGCTGGGATGCCAAACTATCGTTTTCGTTAACCCGTGTATCTCCCGCTAGAAAACCCACATCCATGAAAGCGCCTTTACCACTGATCAGTTCTCCATCAGCACCTGTGATGTTAACGGGTAACAAGTCATCATTAGTGGTAACTGTTTCATCCGAGAAGACGTTGAGCTGACCTTCTGAAAAAGCACGAATTGCTTGATATTCTTCTTCAGTAGACCCATAAACTACAGAAAGATCAAGCCAAGAAGTAACAATATTAATGGCTTGTCCTGGGCTCCCAGACTCCCCAGTACCGGGTAAAAAGGCATCCCGTTCAAAGTCAAACTGCAAGCCACCATCTGCT includes:
- a CDS encoding helix-turn-helix domain-containing protein, which translates into the protein MSHLSLEQEEQLQKIGTYLSQLRQEKSIPIEEVANKTFIRLHILQALEAGQSEPLPEPVYIQGFIRRYAEFLSLDGPGIAKTFPVNSGLSLKTENTENTEETNNTKNTEESQPGALVLYSNTPSQEKSQTLISAQKIPRIVAKSNTVKTVAKTIEPYYPYIIIVSLVSVAGGLIYLLNTVFTYITNQQIENSSVAQEQTTPDKPEQPAPAPKPEPKPPPTPKPPSNPLIKVRLSITEQTWVRVVVDGKIELEETLPKGYQKTWIAKQKLTVRSGNAGGVLYSVDQQQPKSLGKRGAVVQRSFSLAAQ
- a CDS encoding peroxidase family protein, translated to MENFNSVLKRDPFADSTLVVNDEGITIRLIDGSRNNLDQVSLGIPNTPLLRLGPIEYEDGIQSPAGIAFDAEGNALIGIDGNTVTRQPIPIFTQAEADRLNGLGFNVISNTEGLSNVSDAPFVLLNPPDRPSTRVISNATSNLEEGESDPNGNGLSAFIWAFGQFVNHDTDLAANGSKEQNENRLESLNFPIDIPADDPNFPPNTPPTQEISTQADGGLQFDFERDAFLPGTGESGSPGQAINIVTSWLDLSVVYGSTEEEYQAIRAFSEGQLNVFSDETVTTNDDLLPVNITGADGELISGKGAFMDVGFLAGDTRVNENDSLASQHTLWMRNHNRLAQELYRFHPDWTDEQIYQRSRQINIAQYQAIVLYEWLPLMVGNVITDYSSYNSDQTPEITSEFAAAGLRVGHTQTNNRIDTIDADGNLTSLQLLRTFSSPNINDSSDIDNILRGASQTITEDVDTDIVFDLRNALVPGAIGFDLYAANQQRGRDHGLADYNQVRTSLGLPRVTTFEEITSNSELANTLENLYHTVEDIDLLIGLFAEDAVAPSSAGETIQAMLWEQYERIRDADRFWFERPIEDGGFFTQEEIAAIKQVTFADIIKLNTEITTIQDNAFLISSDNNPSSDGLLDLTGLSGQATATVTREAEYDNLIGFYVIADQQGTIIDPITGQSLTPGQEGYAEAAIDASVVEFKVDENLTTVNFDVTLPGGSLLAPYLVTDGDLDDVENGDSEVFFAFTAANSDGMTHILELGNSSDNTFTFAFEDLSGNDSDKSDRDFNDLVIDLTIL